Proteins encoded by one window of Cucurbita pepo subsp. pepo cultivar mu-cu-16 chromosome LG14, ASM280686v2, whole genome shotgun sequence:
- the LOC111809799 gene encoding potassium channel AKT2/3-like, translating into MQIHLLHRPDTVEKDGGEDKKEDRKHGSDDDNDSDSDLPSSLSLRELSKVILPPLGVSSFTDDNKVKRHKWIISPMNSKYRWWQSFMVVLVAYSVWVYPMEVAFMDAIPKRRLLIVDNVVDLFFAIDIFFTFFVAYIDHRTQLLVRDSKKIAIRYLSTWFLMDLASTIPFESLAYLSTGKYDICLPFALLGLLRFWRLRRVKQLFTRLEKDIRFSYFWIRCARLLFVTLLYVHCAACLYYMLADRYPNEGKTWIGTAFPNFRETSFGVRYVSSMYWSITTMTTVGYGDLHAVNTMEMIFIIFYMLFNLGLTAYLIGNMTNLVVEGTRRTMEFRNSIELASNFVNRNRLPSKLKEHILAYMCLRFKAESLNQQHLIEQLPKSICHSICQQLFMPTVEKLYLFKGVSKETLVMLVAEMKAEYIPPKEDVIVHNESPEEVYIIVSGEIEIIDCETEVERIVGTLHCGSMFGEVGALCCKNHSFTYRTKTLSQLLKLKTSVLQEAMHIKQEDSTVIVKNFLQERELSHKITIEGSPEKETTPTLIEEKDQSFNWKHSIELDFSRVNIYKGHPVARKQASCDDPGKLIRLPHSMEELKRVAGEKFGFDATNAVLTNEEGSEIDSIDVIRDNDKLFFS; encoded by the exons ATGCAGATTCACCTCCTCCACCGCCCCGACACCGTCGAGAAAGACGGCGGTGAGGACAAGAAGGAGGATCGGAAGCACGGAAGCGACGACGATAACGATAGCGATAGCGATTTGCCATCGTCGTTGAGCCTTAGAGAGCTTTCAAAGGTTATACTTCCACCTTTGGGAGTATCGAGCTTTACTGACGATAATAAAGTGAAGCGCCATAAATGGATCATCTCTCCCATGAACTCAAAATACAG GTGGTGGCAGTCGTTCATGGTGGTTTTGGTTGCTTACTCGGTGTGGGTTTACCCAATGGAAGTGGCGTTTATGGACGCGATTCCCAAGCGCCGATTGTTAATTGTAGATAATGTTGTCGATCTCTTCTTCGCCATTGACAtcttcttcaccttcttcGTTGCTTACATTGATCATCGGACTCAGCTTCTCGTTCGCGATTCTAAGAAGATAGCTATTAG GTACCTGTCGACATGGTTCTTGATGGATTTGGCATCAACAATCCCATTTGAATCACTGGCTTATCTGTCCACAGGCAAATATGATATTTGTCTCCCTTTTGCCCTCCTAGGATTGCTCAGGTTCTGGCGACTGCGACGTGTCAAGCAACTTTTTACAAG GCTCGAGAAGGACATTAGATTCAGCTACTTTTGGATTCGATGTGCTAGGCTTCTATTT GTTACTTTGCTCTATGTCCATTGTGCCGCATGCCTCTACTACATGTTGGCTGACCGGTATCCAAATGAAGGAAAGACGTGGATTGGAACAGCGTTTCCAAATTTCAGAGAGACTAGCTTTGGAGTGAGATATGTTTCATCCATGTATTGGTCTATCACCACTATGACCACGGTTGGTTATGGTGATCTTCATGCTGTGAACACGATGGAGATGATCTTTATAATCTTCTACATGCTCTTCAATCTCGGGTTAACCGCTTACTTGATCGGTAACATGACAAACCTAGTCGTTGAAGGAACTCGACGCACAATGGAATTC AGAAACAGCATCGAACTGGCATCGAATTTTGTTAACCGAAACCGCCTGCCTTCGAAGTTGAAGGAACACATATTAGCATACATGTGTTTAAGATTCAAAGCCGAGAGCCTAAACCAACAACACCTGATCGAACAGCTTCCGAAGTCGATTTGCCATAGCATCTGTCAGCAATTGTTTATGCCGACCGTGGAGAAACTCTACCTCTTCAAGGGTGTCTCAAAGGAAACACTTGTGATGCTG GTAGCCGAGATGAAAGCCGAGTATATACCGCCTAAAGAGGACGTGATAGTACATAACGAAAGCCCGGAAGAAGTTTATATCATCGTGTCCGGGGAAATCGAAATTATCGACTGTGAGACGGAGGTGGAACGGATTGTTGGGACATTACACTGTGGCAGTATGTTTGGGGAAGTAGGAGCACTTTGTTGCAAAAACCACAGCTTTACATACAGAACCAAAACTCTTTCACAGCTCTTGAAGCTCAAAACAAGTGTGCTACAAGAAGCTATGCATATCAAACAAGAAGACAGTACAGTCATCGTCAAGAACTTCCTTCAG GAAAGGGAGCTGAGCCACAAAATCACCATAGAAGGTTCGCCCGAAAAAGAGACGACGCCGACTTTGATCGAAGAAAAGGATCAAAGTTTCAACTGGAAACACTCCATTGAGTTAGATTTTAGTAGAGTTAACATATACAAAGGCCATCCAGTAGCCAGAAAACAGGCTTCTTGTGATGATCCTGGAAAGCTCATCAGATTGCCACATTCAATGGAGGAGCTCAAAAGAGTTGCAG GTGAAAAGTTTGGATTTGATGCAACAAATGCTGTTTTGACAAATGAAGAAGGCTCTGAAATTGATTCCATTGATGTGATAAGGGATAATGATAAGCTTTTTTTCTCATAG